In Colletotrichum higginsianum IMI 349063 chromosome 1, whole genome shotgun sequence, the DNA window GCGCTACAAGAAGCACATCAAGATCACCGAGGAGTACCTCCTCtacgcccgccgccgcctccaggCCGACAAGGACCTCGCCAAGCTCTACCAGCAGAACcacggcatcatcgccctgCGCAACGACTTCCTCGCCTTCAAGAATatcaagggcgccgacgccgccaaccTCGAGCTCTCGGACgtgtccgccgccgccaccgtccgCCCCGAAGTCGCCCGGGACGTCATCCTCGTGCCCATCGCCACCATCGGCTGCGGCAAGaccaccatcgccgtcgccctgcAACACCTCTTCGGCTGGGGTCACGTCCAGAACGACAACATCTCGGGCAAGGGCCGCCCGCCACGCTTCACAAAGGCCGTTCTCGACCTGCTCCGCGACGTccctgtcgtcgtcgccgaccgTAACAACGCCCAGAAGCACGAGCGCCGTCAGATCCTCACCGATGTCAAGGTCCAGCACCAGACGgcccgcctcgtcgccctctaCTTCGCCCACGACGATgccaacctcgacgaggtccgccGCGTCACCCAGGAGCGCGTCCTTGCCCGCGGCGACAACCACCAGACCATccacgccgccaccgacgccgaaAAGTTCCTCGGCGTCATGGAGGGCTTCGTCACCCGCTTCGAGCCCGTCGTTCCTTTCTCCCCGCCCGACGACGGCTTCGACAACATCATTCACCTCGACCCCACCGCCGGCAGCCGCGAGAACCTCGAAAaggtcatcgccggccttcACGCCATGTACCCGAACCTCGTTCCCGAGGTGCCCCCAGCCGagcgcctcgacgaggccatccgCTCCGCCTTTGACGAGTACAAGCCCGAGTTTAAGCACAACATCCCCGACCGCGGCCCGCGCAAGGACAGGCCCGCGGGGGCCGCCGCCCAAAACCAGCCGGGCGgcaagcccaagaagaagaagcccctCGAGTACATGTCGGTCGACGTCCCCGCCAACGAGATCCGTGGtgtgctcgacggcgccttCAACAAGGCCGGAATGCCCACCTCGCGCTTCTACAAGCAGCTCTTCCAGACCCGCCGCGTTCAGCCAAAATTCCACGTCACCCTGATGCACCGTGCCAGCTCTAAAGACAACTCGGAGTTGTGGTCCAAGTACCTGGCCATCCACGCCGAGGCAGAAaaggcggccggcggcaaccAGGAGGCCGCCAGCGCCCAAGCCCTGGGCGAGTgcgccgtcgagcttgaGAGAGTGAGTCTCCCGCCTTTACCCCTTTACAAATCCCCAAGTACACAGGAACCAACTAacccttccctttcccctcgCAGGCTGTCTTCGACGACCGTGTCATGGCCATCGTTGtgcgcctcgtcgacccctCGGGTCAGTGGCAGTGCACCAACAACGTCGCACACATCACCGTCGGCACACGCGACGAGTCGGTCAAGCCCAAGGAGAGCAATGAACTCCTCGCCCGCTGGCTCGACAAGGGTACCGGCGCAGACACGggcatcgacgaggtcgtcttCGACAATAAGCCTGTCTTACAGGGGACTGTCCGAGGTGTCCTCTCGCGATGAGtgacagagagaaagagagagagagagggagagctgGCGAGGAGGTATGGGGGCCATCACGGGCTCAGCAGATCGCAACAATGTAGGCCGCCGAAATCAGGTGCTGAAAGCAGTCATAGATAAAAAGGGGTCTTGGGTTGGTTGTAGTGCTTACGACGAGATGATGTGCGCATAGCATTACCGGAGGTTTAGCACTTCGGGCTTTCCAGATGAAAAGTTGTGTTTTAGGCATTAGCCAGATGTTGCCTCGAAAGTGCTTGCTGGGATCAATGGTCCTGTGAATTCACCTCAAAACACTCACTTGTCGAATATGTGACAGTAAACTCCTGGCACGAGACTTGAGCACAAAGCCTGATTTCAAGCTGTGTATTGGTTTAGGGTACTTGCATAACATCGCCTACACGGATGCTAGTGCGATG includes these proteins:
- a CDS encoding Fungal tRNA ligase adenylyltransferase yields the protein MFIARRAPIFFASRPSLLPFSTTNTRLFSAAMATATTAEAAPLPKAPYVPQDVEKVASMVRALDGAKKLSKSKAGGFSCKKTSFDVKTSQDGVVVDSWKMQEWDYKKKDLPTYARGLFTTKNRGNEPEIVVRGYDKFFNVGEVPETKWENILTRTRGPYELTLKENGCIIFVSGLEDGTLLVCSKHSTGERGDSDISHAIAGERMIEKQLAALGKTKEDLARELRDRNATAVAELCDDAFEEHILEYGPDKAGLYIHGINLNLPEFVTYPSTLVQSFGDAWGFRQVGLITMHDVNEVKAFLEQVAETGAYGDRDVEGFVIRCKESHDPASAPYRDWFFKYKFEEPYLMYRQWRECTKAMITGKPPRYKKHIKITEEYLLYARRRLQADKDLAKLYQQNHGIIALRNDFLAFKNIKGADAANLELSDVSAAATVRPEVARDVILVPIATIGCGKTTIAVALQHLFGWGHVQNDNISGKGRPPRFTKAVLDLLRDVPVVVADRNNAQKHERRQILTDVKVQHQTARLVALYFAHDDANLDEVRRVTQERVLARGDNHQTIHAATDAEKFLGVMEGFVTRFEPVVPFSPPDDGFDNIIHLDPTAGSRENLEKVIAGLHAMYPNLVPEVPPAERLDEAIRSAFDEYKPEFKHNIPDRGPRKDRPAGAAAQNQPGGKPKKKKPLEYMSVDVPANEIRGVLDGAFNKAGMPTSRFYKQLFQTRRVQPKFHVTLMHRASSKDNSELWSKYLAIHAEAEKAAGGNQEAASAQALGECAVELERAVFDDRVMAIVVRLVDPSGQWQCTNNVAHITVGTRDESVKPKESNELLARWLDKGTGADTGIDEVVFDNKPVLQGTVRGVLSR